The proteins below are encoded in one region of Bacillus vallismortis:
- the opuBC gene encoding choline ABC transporter substrate-binding lipoprotein OpuBC (OpuBC (osmoprotectant uptake transporter system OpuB, component C), as studied in Bacillus subtilis, is a lipoprotein, and is the substrate-binding protein of an ABC-type high-affinity transporter. OpuB is closely related to OpuC, which acts on both choline and the betaine (trimethylated amino group form) of glycine; OpuBC is nearly 70 percent identical to OpuCC.) has protein sequence MNRKSLKWMIGLTLATMLTLSGCSLPGLSAASDQTVKIGAQSMSESEIIASMLGQLIEHHTDLKTTTIKNLGSNAVQQQALMNGEIDIAATRYTGDALTGTLRMEPEKDPGKALALIQREFKKRYDLKWYGSYGFDNTYAFTVSEELANQYHLENVSDVKKWAPQLKLGVDNYWMKLKGNGYKDFTKTYGMAFGGTYPMQIGLVYDAVKNGKMDIVLAYSTDGRIKSYGLKMLKDDKQFFPPYDCSPVVPEHVLKEHPELEGVIQKMIGKIDTATMQKLNYEVDGNLKEPSVVAKEYLETHHYFES, from the coding sequence ATGAATAGAAAATCTCTCAAATGGATGATCGGTTTAACGCTCGCAACAATGCTGACGTTGAGTGGCTGTTCGCTTCCAGGGCTAAGCGCCGCTTCAGACCAGACGGTTAAAATCGGCGCGCAAAGCATGAGCGAATCAGAAATCATCGCCAGCATGCTCGGGCAGCTGATCGAACACCATACCGACCTGAAAACAACAACCATTAAAAATCTCGGGTCCAACGCGGTGCAGCAGCAGGCCTTAATGAACGGGGAAATTGATATCGCGGCCACAAGATATACAGGCGACGCGCTGACAGGCACGCTGAGAATGGAACCTGAAAAAGATCCGGGTAAAGCGCTGGCGCTGATACAGCGGGAGTTTAAAAAAAGGTATGATTTAAAATGGTATGGCTCATACGGGTTTGATAATACATATGCCTTTACGGTCAGCGAGGAGCTGGCGAATCAATATCATTTAGAAAACGTATCAGACGTGAAAAAATGGGCGCCGCAATTAAAGCTGGGCGTTGATAACTATTGGATGAAGCTCAAGGGAAACGGCTATAAAGATTTTACAAAAACTTACGGCATGGCATTCGGCGGCACGTATCCAATGCAGATTGGCCTTGTGTATGACGCGGTGAAAAACGGAAAAATGGATATTGTGCTCGCGTATTCCACAGACGGAAGAATCAAGTCCTATGGCCTCAAAATGCTAAAGGATGATAAACAATTTTTCCCGCCGTACGACTGCTCTCCGGTTGTTCCGGAACATGTTCTAAAAGAACATCCTGAGCTGGAAGGCGTGATCCAGAAAATGATCGGGAAAATCGACACAGCCACAATGCAAAAGCTCAACTACGAAGTCGATGGCAATCTAAAAGAACCGTCTGTCGTTGCCAAGGAATATTTAGAAACGCATCACTACTTCGAATCGTGA
- a CDS encoding ABC transporter permease, translating to MNVLEQLMTYYTQNGSYVMEEFSRHFLMSAYGVVFAAVAGVPVGILIAHYRRLSAWVFAVTNVIQTIPALAMLAVLMLVMGLGANTVIVSLFLYSLLPIIRNTYTGIISIEYAYLESGKAMGMTKFQVLRMVELPLALSVIMAGLRTALVIAIGITAIGTFVGAGGLGDMIVRGSNATNGTAIILAGAIPTAVMAIGADLIMAWIERVLNPVKQKNRSKVINV from the coding sequence ATGAACGTGCTTGAACAGTTAATGACGTATTACACGCAAAACGGAAGCTACGTCATGGAAGAATTCAGCCGCCATTTTCTCATGTCGGCTTACGGCGTCGTGTTTGCCGCTGTCGCCGGGGTTCCGGTCGGAATCCTTATTGCGCATTATCGCCGCTTGTCAGCCTGGGTGTTTGCCGTCACAAACGTTATTCAGACCATCCCGGCGCTTGCCATGCTGGCCGTCTTGATGCTTGTCATGGGGCTCGGCGCAAACACTGTGATTGTATCATTATTTCTCTATTCCCTTCTGCCGATTATTCGAAATACCTACACAGGCATTATCAGCATTGAATACGCCTACTTAGAATCGGGAAAAGCAATGGGCATGACGAAATTCCAGGTGCTCCGGATGGTTGAGCTTCCGCTCGCGCTTTCCGTTATTATGGCAGGCTTGCGCACGGCTCTCGTCATTGCCATTGGGATTACGGCAATCGGCACATTTGTCGGCGCCGGCGGCCTTGGGGACATGATCGTCCGCGGCTCAAACGCCACAAACGGAACTGCGATTATTCTCGCCGGCGCGATACCGACTGCGGTGATGGCTATAGGAGCAGATTTAATTATGGCTTGGATTGAAAGGGTGTTGAATCCAGTGAAACAAAAAAACAGAAGCAAGGTAATAAATGTGTAG
- a CDS encoding lantibiotic dehydratase, whose amino-acid sequence MKSLYTPIDHYMIRIPLVHQDLKNENSHDIDQLLYDLCNDSLFREQILVSSRTLYETIHTFLQSPNKLKGKKKRNFQQAILKYATRRATRTTPFGLFSSVGIGSFANKNQLSFDQHSFYKKARVDFKWLYQLIRKLENEYTDRLSFTLNSACYMKGDRAYLLYSTDGKSEEVSVRATSVFHLVKELCGESAAYQDMIRCLVDNYPNTPINKINQYVTDLIDKEFLISNLRPPMTVSDQFQYVIVQAENSHIPNDLIQACKNIQYQIDTYNRIAIGEGEHQYVNLIETMDKLIKTSSPLQVDAGLADSSIQLDHETSLAISELASMFTYMASPSAKNVDHLEKYKHVFLERYGYEREVPLLEMLCSNTGIGAPATYTNPANEFFEETSFPDQFSPEMKQFFLRKYFESVRKKAPIQLNDETFHSICNATISDEEIPLSLELNFFVKLRNGKVMLYLGPNVGSTRAGKTFGRFSYMSDSISGVIEALHNKEKELTEKHSKVCELSIVPNQVRSGNVTRNVSYREKEMSLFTNSALHLNDSVKAEDILIGINKNDIFYARHKTTGEILSFESNHMFNPLLMTNAIRFLLEISRDGKRKWSDFPWVGIYSDFKYIPEIKYKEITLSCEQWLIYKSDVSMHSNSSLEEMKSAFFEFHRTYELPQTFYIVNADNRLLIDIEDERTLEVFFWELKKTDHNQPLQLMAAEHDEDALMDRDQHVYSGEIVVPLLRKQPEKPLNLPILNAIEESGSDRVKMPFEDWLFIKLYCKQTREEELIAFEIADFYNQISDQYPVRHFFMRYRDPKPHVRFRLNGKAEVLYSLFPQLLNWLKSLREKGLASEFVITQYEREIERYGGLYLMDAAEQLFCEDSKVVETIIRMHRMKDIAISKEIAGMVSVIQFLEQFELTFEEQLTFLERNSLQNEYRTEFKKDRELYIEMCNSDRDWDHLKKTSDGRILYETLKARKMAAAHYASLIKQAFDNKDEIYSRIGSVIHLHCNRLFGTDRELENKILTLCRHSLYAQRYHKMNGSLVWK is encoded by the coding sequence ATGAAATCCTTATATACACCTATAGATCATTATATGATTCGGATTCCTTTAGTACATCAAGATTTAAAAAATGAGAATTCTCACGATATCGATCAGTTATTATATGACCTTTGCAACGATTCATTGTTTCGTGAACAAATACTGGTATCCAGCAGGACGCTTTACGAAACAATACATACTTTCCTGCAATCGCCGAATAAATTAAAAGGGAAAAAAAAGCGCAACTTTCAGCAGGCTATTTTGAAGTATGCAACAAGAAGAGCAACGAGAACCACACCTTTTGGCCTTTTTTCTTCGGTGGGAATAGGGTCTTTCGCCAATAAAAATCAATTGTCTTTTGACCAACACTCATTTTACAAAAAGGCTCGGGTTGATTTTAAGTGGCTCTATCAACTCATTAGAAAATTGGAAAATGAATACACCGATCGGCTTTCTTTCACATTAAATTCCGCTTGCTATATGAAAGGTGACCGGGCTTACTTGTTGTACAGTACAGATGGAAAATCTGAAGAAGTTAGTGTTCGGGCGACTTCGGTTTTCCATTTGGTAAAAGAACTTTGTGGTGAATCTGCTGCTTATCAAGATATGATCCGTTGTTTGGTAGATAACTATCCAAATACCCCAATCAATAAAATTAATCAGTATGTAACAGACCTTATTGACAAAGAGTTCTTGATATCAAATTTACGTCCGCCAATGACTGTTTCAGATCAATTTCAGTATGTAATTGTTCAAGCGGAAAACAGCCATATTCCGAATGATCTCATTCAGGCTTGTAAGAACATTCAATATCAGATAGATACATATAATCGAATCGCGATCGGAGAGGGGGAGCATCAGTATGTAAATCTGATTGAAACAATGGATAAACTCATAAAGACATCATCTCCTCTGCAAGTAGACGCTGGATTAGCAGACTCCTCTATTCAACTAGATCATGAAACATCTCTTGCCATAAGTGAATTGGCCAGCATGTTTACTTATATGGCTTCTCCCTCCGCGAAGAATGTAGACCACTTAGAAAAGTACAAACATGTTTTTTTGGAGCGCTATGGATATGAAAGAGAAGTTCCGCTTTTAGAAATGCTTTGTTCAAACACTGGCATCGGTGCGCCTGCTACCTATACGAATCCTGCTAATGAATTCTTTGAAGAAACATCATTTCCGGATCAATTTTCACCTGAAATGAAACAATTTTTCCTGAGAAAGTATTTTGAATCAGTTAGAAAGAAAGCTCCTATTCAATTAAATGACGAAACATTCCATAGCATATGCAACGCTACCATTTCTGATGAAGAGATCCCTTTATCACTTGAGCTCAATTTCTTTGTTAAATTACGAAATGGGAAAGTCATGCTTTATTTAGGCCCTAACGTGGGGTCAACCCGCGCAGGGAAAACATTTGGCAGGTTTTCCTATATGTCTGATTCAATCAGTGGAGTCATAGAGGCCTTACATAACAAGGAGAAAGAGTTAACAGAGAAACATTCGAAAGTTTGTGAGTTGAGTATTGTACCTAATCAGGTCAGGTCTGGAAATGTAACTAGAAATGTAAGCTACCGAGAAAAAGAAATGTCTCTTTTTACGAATAGCGCTCTGCATCTTAATGATTCCGTCAAAGCAGAAGATATTCTAATTGGAATCAATAAGAACGATATCTTTTATGCTAGACATAAAACAACTGGCGAAATTCTGTCTTTTGAATCAAATCATATGTTTAATCCGTTGTTAATGACAAACGCTATACGATTCTTATTAGAAATTTCAAGGGACGGAAAAAGAAAATGGAGTGACTTCCCTTGGGTTGGCATCTATAGTGATTTCAAGTATATCCCTGAAATCAAATATAAAGAGATAACCTTATCATGCGAACAATGGCTGATATACAAAAGTGATGTAAGCATGCACTCGAATTCATCACTAGAAGAGATGAAATCTGCTTTTTTTGAATTTCATCGTACTTATGAACTGCCGCAAACATTTTATATCGTTAACGCAGACAATCGATTATTGATTGATATAGAGGATGAACGTACTTTGGAGGTTTTTTTCTGGGAACTGAAAAAAACGGACCATAACCAGCCATTACAACTTATGGCTGCTGAGCATGATGAAGATGCATTGATGGATAGAGACCAACATGTCTATTCTGGAGAAATCGTCGTTCCGCTGCTCAGAAAACAGCCAGAAAAACCATTGAATTTACCGATTCTTAACGCAATAGAGGAAAGTGGTTCCGACAGAGTAAAAATGCCATTTGAAGATTGGCTGTTTATTAAGCTTTATTGTAAACAAACAAGGGAAGAAGAGTTAATTGCTTTTGAAATAGCGGATTTTTATAACCAGATTTCTGATCAATATCCAGTCAGACATTTCTTTATGAGGTATCGGGATCCAAAGCCCCATGTAAGATTTAGATTGAATGGAAAAGCCGAAGTGCTGTACAGCTTGTTTCCTCAACTATTGAATTGGCTGAAAAGCTTAAGAGAAAAAGGGCTGGCTTCAGAGTTTGTTATCACTCAATACGAGCGGGAGATAGAACGATATGGCGGATTATATCTAATGGACGCTGCAGAACAACTTTTCTGTGAAGACAGCAAAGTTGTTGAAACGATAATTAGAATGCACCGGATGAAAGATATAGCGATAAGCAAGGAAATTGCAGGCATGGTTTCGGTTATACAGTTTTTAGAACAGTTCGAGCTAACGTTTGAAGAACAGTTAACTTTTTTAGAGAGAAATTCCTTGCAGAATGAGTATCGTACTGAATTTAAAAAGGATCGAGAACTGTATATTGAGATGTGCAATTCTGATCGAGATTGGGATCATCTCAAGAAAACAAGTGATGGCAGAATACTATATGAAACGTTGAAAGCAAGAAAAATGGCCGCAGCTCATTATGCAAGTTTAATCAAACAGGCATTTGATAACAAAGATGAGATTTATTCACGCATAGGAAGTGTCATCCATCTGCATTGCAATCGTTTATTTGGAACTGACAGAGAACTAGAAAATAAAATTCTTACCTTATGCAGACATTCTTTATATGCGCAACGATATCACAAGATGAATGGTAGTTTAGTATGGAAGTAA
- a CDS encoding ABC transporter ATP-binding protein, whose product MEVKEQLKLKELLFIMKQMPKTFKLIFTLEKSLFLKLIVFSIITGILPIVSLYISQELINSLVTIRKDVSIVITIFLTYLGVSFFSELISQVSEFYNGKFQLNIGYKLNYKVMKKSSNLALKDFENPEIYDKLERVTKEISYKPYQIIQAIITMITSFVTLLSSIAFLMSWNPKVSLLLLVIPVISLFYFLKIGQEEFFIHWKRAGKERKSWYISYILTHDFSFKELKLYNLKDYLLNKYWDIKKSFIEQDTKILRKKTYLNLIYEIAVQLVGAVIIFIAIMSAFAGKIMVGNVMSYIRSVSLVQNHSQSIMTSIYSIYNSNLYMNQLYEFLELKEEKSQGHKKPIVEPIHSVVFQNVSFIYPNQGEQTLKHINVSLHKGERVAIVGPNGSGKSTFIKLLTGLYEVQQGDILINGTNIKELDMESYMNQIAALFQDFMKYEMTLKENIGFGQIDKLHQTNKMHEVLDVVKADFLKSHSSYQFDTQLGLWFDEGRQLSGGQWQKIALARAYFREASLYILDEPSSALDPIAEKETFDTFFSLSKDKIGIFISHRLVAAKLADRIIVMDEGEIVGIGSHEELLKTCPLYKKMDESENYMNPLEEEGTKWKEALYQG is encoded by the coding sequence ATGGAAGTAAAGGAACAACTGAAGCTAAAAGAGCTGCTGTTTATCATGAAACAAATGCCTAAGACGTTCAAGTTGATTTTCACCTTAGAAAAATCACTGTTTTTAAAGTTGATAGTATTCAGCATTATTACCGGTATTCTGCCAATTGTTTCACTATATATTTCACAAGAACTGATTAATTCCCTTGTGACGATCCGGAAAGATGTTTCAATTGTTATTACCATTTTCTTGACATATCTAGGGGTATCTTTTTTTTCGGAGCTCATTTCGCAGGTTTCCGAATTTTATAATGGCAAATTTCAATTAAATATTGGTTATAAGCTTAACTATAAAGTTATGAAAAAGAGCAGTAATTTAGCTCTCAAGGACTTTGAAAACCCGGAAATATATGACAAATTAGAGAGGGTAACGAAAGAGATCAGTTATAAACCCTATCAGATTATTCAAGCCATCATTACAATGATCACATCCTTTGTGACGCTGCTCTCATCAATTGCGTTTTTGATGTCATGGAATCCTAAAGTCTCACTCCTGTTGTTGGTTATTCCGGTCATTTCTCTTTTCTATTTCTTGAAAATTGGGCAGGAAGAATTTTTTATACACTGGAAAAGGGCAGGAAAGGAAAGAAAGTCTTGGTATATCAGCTATATACTCACACATGACTTTTCTTTTAAAGAATTAAAATTGTATAACCTTAAGGATTATTTATTAAACAAGTACTGGGATATCAAAAAATCATTTATAGAACAAGATACAAAGATATTAAGAAAGAAAACGTATTTGAACCTCATATATGAGATTGCAGTGCAATTAGTTGGAGCTGTCATTATTTTTATTGCCATCATGTCTGCTTTTGCGGGAAAAATAATGGTCGGTAATGTAATGAGCTATATCAGATCGGTTTCGCTGGTGCAAAATCACTCACAATCTATCATGACAAGCATTTATTCGATCTATAACAGCAATCTCTATATGAATCAATTGTATGAATTTCTGGAATTAAAAGAAGAGAAAAGTCAAGGTCACAAGAAGCCAATTGTTGAGCCTATTCATTCTGTTGTTTTTCAAAATGTCAGCTTTATCTATCCCAACCAAGGAGAACAGACACTGAAACATATTAACGTTTCCTTGCATAAAGGAGAACGTGTAGCCATTGTCGGGCCAAACGGATCAGGGAAAAGTACATTCATTAAGCTCCTTACCGGCCTATATGAAGTTCAGCAGGGCGACATTTTGATTAATGGAACAAATATTAAAGAACTGGATATGGAAAGTTATATGAACCAAATTGCAGCGCTATTTCAAGACTTTATGAAATACGAAATGACATTAAAAGAAAATATAGGATTCGGACAAATTGATAAACTACATCAAACAAACAAAATGCATGAAGTTCTCGATGTTGTAAAGGCCGATTTCTTAAAAAGCCATTCTTCCTATCAATTCGATACACAGCTCGGACTATGGTTTGATGAAGGAAGACAGTTATCCGGCGGACAATGGCAAAAGATTGCTTTGGCAAGAGCTTATTTTAGGGAGGCTTCCTTGTATATTTTGGATGAGCCCAGTTCTGCGCTGGATCCAATTGCAGAAAAAGAAACCTTCGATACTTTTTTCAGCTTGTCAAAAGATAAAATAGGAATCTTTATTTCCCATCGATTAGTTGCTGCCAAACTTGCAGATCGAATCATTGTAATGGATGAAGGAGAAATTGTAGGAATAGGATCACATGAAGAGCTATTAAAAACATGTCCGTTATATAAAAAAATGGATGAATCCGAGAACTATATGAATCCATTAGAGGAGGAAGGCACCAAATGGAAAGAGGCACTGTATCAGGGATAG
- a CDS encoding lanthionine synthetase C family protein has protein sequence MERGTVSGIEVEIVKEMARQISNYDKVLEIVNQKDNFRSIGEVPLIPWKSTALSHGIPGICMLYAELHAHFPEEGWDDLGHQYLSILVNEIKENGLHTPSMFSGAAGIGLAAVCLSQHFTYYNGLISSINDYLAETVPQLLADFEQRQVYMSDYDVIEGVSGIASYLLLFQEDKAMGDLLIDMLTYLVRLTEDITVDGETVPGWHIPSQHQFTDIEKKAYPNGNFNMGLAHGIPGPICVLSSALMQGIEVKGQERAIEKMVDFLLRFSEKEEQDRLFWKGIISFEEYQNGSPPNAVNFSRDAWCYGRPGVCLAIVKAGKALQNPELLNIGVQNLRYTISDIKGIYSPTVCHGYSGIGQIMLAVNQLTGQEYFKEELQEIKQKIMSFYDKDYIFGFHNYESMEGDEVVPLQYVGLLDGAVGVGLGMLNMELGSKTDWTKALLI, from the coding sequence ATGGAAAGAGGCACTGTATCAGGGATAGAAGTTGAAATTGTGAAAGAAATGGCTCGTCAAATTTCTAATTACGATAAAGTGCTTGAAATAGTGAATCAAAAAGATAATTTTCGCAGCATCGGTGAAGTTCCGCTGATCCCTTGGAAGTCAACTGCTTTGAGTCACGGGATACCTGGCATTTGCATGCTATATGCCGAATTGCACGCCCATTTTCCTGAGGAAGGATGGGACGACCTAGGACATCAATATTTGTCGATTTTAGTAAATGAAATAAAAGAAAACGGGCTGCATACTCCTTCAATGTTTTCTGGAGCAGCTGGCATTGGGCTGGCAGCAGTCTGTTTATCGCAACATTTCACCTATTATAATGGTTTGATTTCTAGTATTAACGACTATTTGGCTGAAACCGTACCTCAATTGCTTGCTGATTTTGAGCAGCGGCAAGTGTATATGAGTGACTACGATGTGATAGAAGGAGTTAGCGGCATTGCAAGCTATCTGCTGCTATTTCAAGAAGATAAGGCTATGGGAGACTTGTTAATTGATATGTTAACCTATCTGGTTAGGTTAACCGAAGACATTACCGTAGATGGAGAAACAGTTCCTGGGTGGCATATTCCTTCTCAACATCAGTTTACTGATATTGAAAAAAAAGCTTATCCTAACGGCAATTTTAATATGGGATTAGCACATGGAATACCTGGTCCTATTTGTGTTCTGTCTTCAGCACTCATGCAAGGAATTGAAGTAAAGGGGCAAGAACGCGCGATTGAAAAAATGGTGGACTTCCTACTGCGATTTTCCGAAAAAGAAGAGCAAGACCGCTTGTTTTGGAAGGGAATTATTAGCTTTGAGGAGTATCAAAACGGATCTCCGCCTAACGCAGTCAATTTTAGCAGAGATGCTTGGTGTTATGGGAGACCTGGTGTATGTCTGGCGATTGTTAAAGCTGGAAAAGCACTTCAAAATCCTGAACTTTTAAATATCGGAGTACAAAATTTAAGATACACAATATCTGATATAAAGGGAATTTATTCACCTACCGTATGCCATGGTTATAGCGGTATCGGTCAGATTATGCTGGCCGTCAATCAACTCACCGGACAAGAGTATTTTAAGGAAGAGCTTCAAGAGATCAAACAAAAGATTATGAGCTTCTATGACAAGGATTATATCTTTGGATTCCATAACTATGAATCAATGGAAGGGGACGAAGTGGTGCCTTTGCAGTACGTTGGTCTGTTGGATGGCGCTGTAGGTGTAGGGTTAGGGATGTTAAATATGGAATTAGGATCAAAAACAGATTGGACAAAAGCATTATTAATTTAA
- a CDS encoding gallidermin/nisin family lantibiotic, giving the protein MSKFDDFDLDVVKVSKQDSKITPQWKSESLCTPGCVTGALQTCFLQTLTCNCKISK; this is encoded by the coding sequence ATGTCAAAGTTCGATGATTTCGATTTGGATGTTGTAAAAGTCTCTAAACAAGACTCTAAAATCACTCCTCAATGGAAAAGTGAATCACTTTGCACACCAGGATGTGTAACGGGTGCATTGCAAACTTGCTTCCTACAAACACTTACTTGTAACTGCAAAATCTCTAAATAA
- a CDS encoding NisI/SpaI family lantibiotic immunity lipoprotein, whose product MLFLKRCVNLLGCFIVLCTLSACQSFTKFKDKVVEETKKTMHFTDDNENETSETMESLIDKGKLDQVVYDDKLYQLKDKVDEDKKGKVIGAIGQTFFVDGDGKRWSEEELKEPYISNDPDEIREKKPLRYGKVYSINEETDVNEEIIVEFNREYYRAVLIKNETE is encoded by the coding sequence ATGTTGTTTTTGAAAAGATGTGTAAACCTGTTAGGCTGTTTCATTGTTTTATGTACGTTATCGGCTTGTCAATCATTCACAAAGTTTAAAGATAAGGTTGTTGAAGAAACGAAAAAAACAATGCATTTTACTGATGACAACGAAAACGAGACATCTGAAACAATGGAGAGCTTGATTGATAAGGGAAAACTCGATCAAGTGGTCTATGACGATAAACTTTATCAGCTGAAAGATAAAGTTGATGAAGACAAAAAAGGAAAAGTAATAGGGGCTATAGGCCAAACTTTCTTTGTAGATGGTGATGGAAAGAGATGGTCGGAAGAAGAACTAAAAGAACCGTATATCTCTAATGACCCGGATGAAATCAGAGAGAAAAAACCTTTACGCTATGGGAAGGTTTACAGTATAAACGAGGAAACCGATGTCAACGAGGAAATCATTGTTGAGTTTAATCGTGAGTATTATCGAGCGGTCTTGATAAAGAATGAAACGGAATAA
- a CDS encoding lantibiotic protection ABC transporter ATP-binding protein gives MSTVLLETKSLTKRFGKETAVSDVSLTVQKNSIYGLLGPNGAGKSTTLKILTGILRKTSGEVFFDGHKWKRSDLQNIGSLIESPPLYDNLTAFENVKVHATLLGLPEDRIHSVLKTVDMLHAGKKRAGQFSMGMRQRLGIAIALLNHPTLLILDEPTNGLDPIGIQELRDLIRSFPQEGITVILSSHILSEVEQIADHIGIIVGGHLGYEGKINEADDLEHLFMEVVKASREKEGVKR, from the coding sequence ATGAGTACAGTCTTATTAGAAACCAAAAGTCTTACAAAAAGGTTTGGCAAAGAAACAGCTGTTTCAGATGTTTCACTAACTGTTCAAAAAAACAGCATTTACGGCCTGCTGGGACCAAATGGAGCTGGAAAATCGACAACCCTAAAAATTTTAACGGGAATTTTACGGAAAACGTCAGGTGAGGTTTTCTTTGACGGACATAAATGGAAACGATCTGATCTGCAAAATATCGGATCGTTAATAGAATCTCCGCCTCTTTACGATAATTTAACAGCATTTGAAAATGTGAAAGTACATGCCACGCTGCTCGGCCTTCCCGAAGATCGCATACACAGTGTGCTAAAGACTGTGGATATGCTGCATGCTGGGAAGAAAAGAGCAGGGCAGTTTTCGATGGGAATGAGGCAGCGGCTTGGAATTGCAATCGCCCTATTAAATCACCCTACATTATTAATTCTTGATGAACCTACGAACGGGTTAGATCCAATAGGAATACAGGAACTTAGAGACCTTATTCGCTCATTTCCTCAGGAGGGAATCACGGTCATTTTATCTAGTCACATTCTTTCAGAAGTAGAGCAAATTGCAGACCATATCGGCATTATCGTCGGCGGTCATCTCGGGTACGAGGGGAAAATAAACGAGGCGGATGATTTGGAGCACTTATTTATGGAAGTGGTAAAGGCAAGCCGTGAAAAAGAAGGTGTCAAAAGATGA
- a CDS encoding lantibiotic immunity ABC transporter MutE/EpiE family permease subunit, with amino-acid sequence MINYIKAENLKFKRTFSRKMIIFVPLLNIGFSFLMNVQFFVSGTYNWWSILFMPVMIALFCSLSHQKEKKASDYNGTYSLPINLGKVWYAKIIIIVIYSLLSQIVFLIFMLLMGFVIADFAIITLSTIAASLLLWLTSLWQIPLCLFVAKKWGLTIAVMLNLIGTFVLGIMPASRSFWWFIPWSWPIRMMAPTIGIHPNGLLLENNDPLLSWLVIPPAIVISILLFLILAFFTSRSFAPSIDYRTKKQGAM; translated from the coding sequence ATGATAAATTATATAAAAGCCGAAAACCTAAAGTTTAAGAGGACGTTTTCTAGAAAAATGATTATCTTTGTACCTCTTCTTAATATAGGTTTTTCTTTTTTAATGAACGTTCAGTTTTTTGTATCAGGCACTTATAACTGGTGGTCTATTTTGTTTATGCCGGTAATGATTGCTTTATTTTGTTCTTTATCTCATCAAAAAGAAAAAAAGGCCTCCGATTATAATGGGACGTATTCATTGCCTATAAATCTGGGGAAAGTATGGTATGCTAAAATTATCATTATTGTCATTTATTCACTATTATCTCAGATTGTATTTTTGATTTTTATGTTACTCATGGGATTCGTTATAGCTGATTTTGCCATTATTACGCTTTCTACAATCGCTGCAAGCTTGTTGCTATGGTTAACAAGTCTTTGGCAGATACCACTCTGTTTATTTGTGGCCAAAAAGTGGGGGTTGACAATAGCGGTCATGTTAAATCTGATAGGAACCTTCGTTCTGGGCATTATGCCGGCCTCTCGTTCCTTTTGGTGGTTCATTCCGTGGAGCTGGCCAATTCGAATGATGGCTCCAACTATTGGTATTCACCCTAATGGCCTGCTGCTTGAGAATAATGATCCTTTATTGAGTTGGCTGGTCATCCCTCCTGCTATAGTGATTTCTATTCTATTATTTTTGATACTGGCATTTTTCACTAGCCGTTCATTTGCTCCTTCCATCGATTACAGAACAAAAAAGCAGGGGGCGATGTAA